The DNA region GATAAAAAGGCCAACCCTAATTTCCGCCCCAGCTTCAACACACCTGAACACAAGGTAAAAGCTTCCTTTGGAAATACAGAACTATTTAAAAACTTCGGATTTAACCTAGCTTGGAGATGGAGCGATAACTACTTGTGGCAATCGTCTTTTGGGGACGGCGAGATTGACTCCTATCACGTAGTTGACGCCCAATTGAATTATACAGTGCCCAGCATCAAATCTTCTTTTAAAATTGGTGCTTCAAACTTGTTGAACAATGAATACGCCACGGCTTTCGGTACCGGAAACATCGGATCGATTTACTACTTGTCTTGGACCATCAACAACCTGTAAAAATTAAAACATTGCAAAACATGAAAACGTTAAAATATATATTCCTTTCTACTTTATTTATTGCTTTTTATTCCTGTGAGGACGATGACAGCAATACCGTTATGGAAGAACCGCTTCCGGAACTCACCGCCGGATCGGCAGATTTCTCAACTTACGTAGCCGTAGGAAACTCTTTAACTGCAGGGTTTACAGACAATGCCCTTTTTAAGGCTGCACAAGAAAACGCTACTCCTAATATACTGTCACAAAAATTTGCTTTAGCAGGTGGAGGTGATTTTTCATTACCGCTAATGGAAGATAATTTTGGTGGCATTGCCTTTGGCGGTAACAGATTACCCGGTTTTAACCCGAGACTGGTTTTTGGTGGTGCCGGCCCCGTTCCGTTAGAAAGTGTAGTTGGACCAGTAACGGTGACCACCGATCTCACTTCAAACCCAACTGGTCCTTTCAATAATATGGGCGTGCCAGGCGCAAAAAGTTTCCATTTGTTATTTGATGGCTACGGAAATCCTGCTGGCTTACAAACTACACCAGCCACTGCAAACCCTTATTTTGTAAGAATGGCTTCGGCTCCCAATGCCACTATTCTGGGAGATGCCATGGCCCAATCGCCAACCTTCTTCACCCTTTGGATTGGCAATAACGATGTACTGGGTTATGCAACTTCTGGTGGAGATGGTTCAAACCCCATCACTCCCGTAGATGGTCCTCCAGGCGTTGGATTCAGCCAAACTTACGGGGCGCTGGTAACCACATTAATCTCGCAAGGCGCGCAAGGTGTTGTGGCAAACATACCTTATGTAACCGATATCCCGCATTTTACAACCGTCCCACACAACCCCATTCCGCTAGATGCATCAACGGCCACCGCCGTGAATCAAGCTTACGCCGAATATAACGGTGGTATCCAAGCGGCACTAGCTGCTCTTGCAGGCACCGGTTTATTTACCGAAGAAGAAGCCAATTTAAGAATGATTAATTTTTCAGCGGGTGCGGGCAACGCTGTTGTTATTGAAGATGAAAGCTTAACCGATCTTGGTGCTATTAACCCTGCCTTTGCGGCGCTTCCAAAAATCCGTCAAGCTACGGCCGATGATTTATTGGTGCTTACCGCATCATCGTTTATTGGTACGGAAGCCGTTCCCGGAAACTCTTTAACCGTTAATGGTGTTGCTGTTCCTTTGGCCGACAAATGGGTATTGATTCCTAGCGAGCAAGCTGAAATCAAAACAGCCATCGATGCTTTTAATGCCACCATTAAAGCCACAGCAACACAAGCAGGTTTGGCCTTTGTTGATGCCAATGCCTTGCTTAACCAATTAGCAAACGGAGGCATTTCCAGTAATAGTTTCACTTTAAATTCCAGTTTGGTGTTTGGCGGCGCGTTTTCTTTAGATGGTATTCACCCCACTGCGAGAGGCAATGCTTTAATAGCCAACGAATTTATGAAAGCTATTGATGCCACTTACTCCTCTAACTTTGAGGCTTCGGGCAACTTGGTAGACATTGGTAACTACCCTACCAACTACTCGCCAACATTGCAATAAATAAAAGCAGATAAACATTTATATAATACCCTCGAAATGAGGGTGTTTTTTTATTCCAAAAAACCTAGAAAAACAACTTTTATTTTAAATTAAAAGGTATATCTTTGCAGCCGAAAACCAAAACAGTTTTCACACAATTAAATCGCATAATATTAAACAAATAAGTAATGTCTAAAGTTACAGGTAAAGTTGCACAAATAGTAGGTCCGGTTATCGATGTTGAATTCGGTGCGGGTTCTGAACTTCCAAAAATTTACGATTCATTAGAAATTAAAAGACCTGATGGCTCTATTTTAGTATTAGAAGTACAATCCCATATTGGAGAAGATACCGTTCGAACTATCGCAATGGATTCGTCTGATGGTTTAAGCAGAGGCGCAGAAGTTATTGCTACTGGAGCCCCAATACAAATGCCTATCGGCGATGCTGTTTACGGACGTTTATTTAATGTGATTGGTGATGCTATTGACGGATTAGGTGATTTACCAAAAGCTGGTGAAGCTGGTTTGCCTATCCACCGTCAAGCTCCTGCGTTTGATGAATTATCAACTTCTACTGAAGTTTTATTTACCGGTATTAAAGTAATCGACTTGATTGAGCCTTACGCAAAAGGTGGTAAAATTGGATTATTTGGTGGTGCTGGTGTAGGTAAAACAGTATTGATCCAGGAGTTGATCAACAATATTGCTAAAGGTCACGGTGGTTTATCGGTTTTTGCCGGTGTAGGTGAAAGAACTCGTGAAGGAAATGACCTTTTAAGAGAGATGTTGGAATCTGGAATTATCCGTTACGGT from Tamlana crocina includes:
- a CDS encoding G-D-S-L family lipolytic protein, with amino-acid sequence MKTLKYIFLSTLFIAFYSCEDDDSNTVMEEPLPELTAGSADFSTYVAVGNSLTAGFTDNALFKAAQENATPNILSQKFALAGGGDFSLPLMEDNFGGIAFGGNRLPGFNPRLVFGGAGPVPLESVVGPVTVTTDLTSNPTGPFNNMGVPGAKSFHLLFDGYGNPAGLQTTPATANPYFVRMASAPNATILGDAMAQSPTFFTLWIGNNDVLGYATSGGDGSNPITPVDGPPGVGFSQTYGALVTTLISQGAQGVVANIPYVTDIPHFTTVPHNPIPLDASTATAVNQAYAEYNGGIQAALAALAGTGLFTEEEANLRMINFSAGAGNAVVIEDESLTDLGAINPAFAALPKIRQATADDLLVLTASSFIGTEAVPGNSLTVNGVAVPLADKWVLIPSEQAEIKTAIDAFNATIKATATQAGLAFVDANALLNQLANGGISSNSFTLNSSLVFGGAFSLDGIHPTARGNALIANEFMKAIDATYSSNFEASGNLVDIGNYPTNYSPTLQ